The Impatiens glandulifera unplaced genomic scaffold, dImpGla2.1, whole genome shotgun sequence genome has a window encoding:
- the LOC124917226 gene encoding MADS-box protein FBP24-like, whose product MTAAATTSDYTKSVGRRNNGGQGKKKINIARIENKSQRMVSFSKRKSSLLKNVSEFQKLTGQEVGAVVFSSAGQMYTSINNNGGGPSSFDFIVDRILQVGDPSSTSTSTIQLQQDIRMRTTTTRESFDKDDDDDSAFLNAMGLDDDLVESNDLQLLASKMADLERIKEEVDSRITSSF is encoded by the coding sequence ATGACGGCGGCGGCGACGACATCTGATTATACTAAAAGTGTCGGGAGAAGAAATAACGGAGgtcaagggaagaagaagattaacATTGCGCGAATTGAAAATAAATCTCAAAGAATGGTGAGTTTCTCCAAACGCAAATCTAGTCTGTTAAAAAATGTGAGTGAGTTTCAAAAATTGACAGGACAAGAGGTTGGCGCCGTAGTCTTCTCCTCCGCCGGTCAAATGTACACCTCCATCAACAACAACGGCGGGGGGCCCTCCTCCTTTGACTTTATTGTTGACCGAATCCTGCAAGTTGGCGATCcctcctccacctccacctcgaCGATACAATTACAACAAGATATCAGGATGAGGACGACGACGACTAGGGAATCATTCGACAAGGACGACGACGATGACTCTGCGTTTCTCAATGCAATGGGTTTAGATGATGATCTTGTTGAGTCCAATGATTTACAATTACTGGCGTCCAAGATGGCGGATCTCGAGAGGATTAAAGAGGAGGTTGACAGCCGCATAACTTCTTCTTTTTAG